Proteins found in one Planktothrix serta PCC 8927 genomic segment:
- a CDS encoding pentapeptide repeat-containing protein, with amino-acid sequence MEPNSSSSHPQGVQENPENLNGGVLQPSEPPQPQPPMEEIQLNAGESWEIENPDLTLEDDPNYLSGSIVVLSAMALMILALGVDNITLGYASALATLVVSLRLIWSGWGKVWTTLIPASWRSLIIACFGILGSLIGLVIFSNANTENEISNITINWDAIGALGDLGGALGQILIAILAVYVAWRQYIISRDLTMQQNRITQQQTIDAYFQGVSDLALGEQGLLEDWPQERVIAEGRTSAIVKSVDSEGKAKILRFLSQAKLITPLQRDRHLGRPMLDGNGNYAEDRAHGVRVIDLGAMLAGADLSQTDLRRTDLSDANLVKANLRGCDLVRANLARSILYEANLSYTNLRAIRLFYGSPETASPRSRTLIPDFTTGEHTGAVVENADFTGVDNLSEENRYYCCAWCGSQSRKTIPGGCEGIPNKLER; translated from the coding sequence ATGGAGCCAAATTCATCCTCATCTCATCCCCAAGGCGTTCAGGAGAACCCTGAAAACCTGAATGGTGGGGTACTTCAGCCTTCCGAACCTCCTCAGCCCCAACCCCCAATGGAGGAGATACAACTGAACGCTGGGGAATCTTGGGAGATCGAAAACCCAGATCTAACCCTAGAGGATGATCCCAATTATCTATCGGGTTCAATTGTGGTGCTATCGGCGATGGCATTGATGATTTTAGCGTTAGGAGTCGATAATATTACCCTAGGATATGCCAGCGCCTTAGCGACATTGGTAGTCTCCCTACGCTTAATCTGGTCAGGTTGGGGCAAAGTTTGGACAACCTTAATTCCGGCAAGTTGGCGGAGTTTAATTATTGCTTGTTTTGGGATTTTAGGCTCTTTAATTGGGTTAGTCATTTTTAGTAATGCTAACACAGAAAATGAAATCAGTAATATTACAATTAATTGGGATGCGATTGGCGCTTTGGGGGATTTAGGAGGAGCATTAGGTCAAATTTTAATTGCTATTCTCGCCGTTTATGTGGCTTGGAGACAGTATATTATTTCCAGAGATTTAACGATGCAACAAAACCGAATTACCCAACAACAAACCATTGATGCTTATTTCCAAGGGGTTTCGGATTTAGCATTAGGAGAACAAGGATTATTAGAAGATTGGCCCCAAGAACGGGTAATTGCTGAAGGACGAACCTCTGCGATTGTTAAAAGTGTGGATTCTGAAGGAAAAGCTAAAATTCTGCGGTTTTTATCCCAAGCTAAATTAATTACTCCGTTACAACGCGATCGCCATCTCGGACGTCCGATGTTAGATGGAAATGGTAATTATGCAGAAGATCGCGCTCATGGGGTGCGAGTGATTGATTTAGGGGCGATGTTAGCGGGTGCAGATTTATCTCAAACTGACCTCCGACGCACAGATTTAAGTGATGCGAATTTAGTTAAAGCTAATTTAAGGGGATGTGATTTAGTTCGGGCTAATTTAGCGAGATCTATTCTCTATGAAGCCAATTTATCTTATACAAATTTGCGTGCTATAAGACTGTTTTATGGTTCCCCAGAAACAGCATCTCCCCGCAGTCGCACATTAATTCCTGATTTTACTACGGGAGAACATACGGGGGCTGTTGTTGAAAATGCTGACTTTACTGGGGTCGATAATTTATCTGAAGAAAATCGCTATTATTGTTGTGCATGGTGTGGTTCTCAATCTCGAAAAACTATCCCTGGAGGTTGTGAAGGAATTCCGAATAAATTAGAGCGATAA
- a CDS encoding adenylate/guanylate cyclase domain-containing protein, with translation MNLPEFIDGHFDQKNRYLEEQSQFMSKQLKLFFKLLNARLSRSIAIWVFSSLIFVEIMILIPSVYQRQNQLLQQLPTISSSKIAWMIETYPYNSDAELLQQLSHLHHLNPEILGGTVYSQTGKLIGQFGEAPAISFSQAIQGKTLYLRQNQGDRYDVACNTVLIKNKYLVIIRHDASSIYADIYAYILRIAGLVLIISIFVTSTTLFILGKTVILPILKLRLDLIEAGKAIINNQPTPKFYSQLIKRNDELGDVIDTFKTLFDQIYQATLERNRAEADLRLEKDKSEQLLLNILPFAIAEKLKQDQGCIAERFEETTILFADLTDFTGLASRCSPTQIVTFLNEIFSEFDRLADKYQLEKIKTIGDAYMVVGGIPIPRPDHAEAIADMALEMQQIIQQFRQQDNQLLNLRMGMNTGPVVAGVIGLKKFSYDLWGDAVNIASRMESHGLSGQIQVSQTTYQKLKENYLFEERGMILIKGKGEMRTYWLTGKAGEEKK, from the coding sequence ATGAATTTACCAGAATTTATTGATGGGCATTTTGACCAAAAAAATAGATATTTAGAGGAGCAATCACAATTCATGTCAAAACAACTGAAATTATTTTTTAAACTTTTGAATGCTCGTCTTTCTCGATCAATTGCAATCTGGGTATTTTCCAGCTTAATTTTTGTGGAAATTATGATTTTAATTCCTTCAGTTTATCAACGTCAAAATCAACTTTTACAACAATTACCTACAATATCTTCTAGTAAAATTGCCTGGATGATTGAAACTTATCCTTATAATTCTGATGCTGAACTTTTACAACAATTAAGTCATTTACATCATTTGAATCCTGAAATTTTAGGAGGAACCGTTTATAGCCAAACCGGAAAGTTAATTGGTCAATTTGGTGAGGCTCCCGCTATAAGTTTTTCACAAGCAATACAAGGAAAAACCTTATATTTGCGTCAAAATCAGGGCGATCGCTATGATGTAGCTTGTAATACGGTTTTGATCAAAAATAAATATCTGGTGATTATTCGCCATGATGCTTCTAGTATTTATGCTGATATTTATGCTTATATTTTAAGAATTGCTGGCTTGGTTTTAATTATTTCTATTTTTGTTACCTCAACGACTTTATTTATTTTAGGAAAAACCGTTATTCTTCCGATTCTAAAACTGCGATTAGATTTAATTGAAGCGGGAAAAGCTATTATTAATAACCAGCCTACCCCAAAATTTTATTCCCAATTAATTAAAAGAAATGATGAACTAGGTGATGTAATTGACACCTTTAAAACCCTGTTTGATCAAATTTATCAAGCCACTCTGGAACGAAATCGGGCTGAAGCAGATCTGCGGTTAGAAAAAGATAAATCAGAGCAATTATTACTCAATATTTTACCCTTTGCGATCGCTGAAAAGCTAAAACAAGATCAAGGTTGTATTGCAGAGCGGTTTGAAGAAACAACGATTTTATTTGCCGACCTAACGGATTTCACCGGACTCGCTTCTCGCTGTTCTCCCACACAAATCGTAACTTTTTTGAACGAAATTTTTTCAGAATTTGATCGGCTTGCAGATAAATACCAATTAGAGAAAATTAAAACCATTGGTGATGCTTATATGGTCGTTGGGGGTATTCCAATACCCAGACCTGATCATGCAGAAGCGATCGCAGATATGGCATTAGAAATGCAACAGATTATTCAACAATTTCGTCAACAGGATAATCAATTATTAAACCTTAGAATGGGGATGAATACAGGGCCAGTTGTTGCCGGAGTGATCGGATTAAAAAAATTCAGTTATGATTTATGGGGAGATGCAGTTAATATTGCTTCTCGGATGGAATCTCACGGTTTATCAGGACAAATTCAAGTCAGTCAAACCACCTATCAAAAACTCAAAGAGAACTATTTATTTGAAGAACGCGGTATGATTTTAATCAAAGGTAAAGGCGAAATGCGAACCTATTGGTTAACAGGGAAAGCAGGGGAGGAGAAAAAATAA
- a CDS encoding MBOAT family O-acyltransferase, whose protein sequence is MTFISVTYGLFLLILWGLYWIIPWKSWRLFILLTASLIFYSTLQIQYIPLLLLWTVFNFGLALTIVEPQEWEIPHISWNRRRSFLLTLGIVINVLILVGFKYLPFIFNILGTAGNIPLIINTGSWIDQYVMAPLGLSFFCFELIAYLVDVYRGAPPATSLLEFTAYKLFFAKLISGPITRYHHLNNQFKTLKFPVPEQIADGLWLLARGAMKKGLLADNIGILVDLSFTNLQRAGSGDLWLAIVAYGLQLYLDFSGYVDLARGTALLLGLSLPINFDAPYFTTSIADFWRRWHITLGDWLRNYLYFPLGGSRVGLFRTCLNLIIVMLIAGIWHGAAWGFVVWGGLHGLALVIHRLTESIFTKLSITWIWKTLPGVLIAWLITQLMVFTAWIFFRIPNLQDSWWVINHLWGHPADVQFAHKVYVESLGLERHNLVILLSSIFGLMTLTTFLNRGLKLELNWTVKLALVPLSFFTVWLLAPEGGLPYIYFDF, encoded by the coding sequence ATGACCTTTATTTCAGTTACCTACGGACTATTTTTATTAATTTTATGGGGATTATATTGGATTATTCCTTGGAAATCCTGGCGACTTTTTATTTTATTAACCGCAAGTCTAATTTTCTATTCTACATTACAAATTCAATACATCCCCTTACTCTTACTCTGGACAGTCTTTAACTTTGGTTTAGCCTTAACAATTGTAGAACCGCAAGAATGGGAAATCCCTCATATTTCTTGGAATCGTCGGCGCTCTTTTTTATTAACATTAGGAATTGTCATTAATGTTTTAATTTTAGTAGGGTTTAAATATTTACCCTTTATTTTTAATATCCTCGGAACAGCCGGGAATATTCCCCTGATTATTAATACCGGAAGTTGGATTGATCAATATGTCATGGCTCCTTTAGGGTTAAGTTTTTTCTGCTTTGAATTAATCGCCTATTTAGTCGATGTTTATCGAGGCGCACCCCCAGCAACTTCTTTACTCGAATTTACCGCTTATAAATTATTTTTTGCTAAATTAATTTCCGGGCCAATCACTCGTTATCATCATCTCAATAATCAGTTTAAAACCCTAAAATTCCCTGTTCCCGAACAAATTGCAGATGGATTATGGTTACTGGCTAGAGGTGCTATGAAAAAGGGACTTTTAGCCGATAATATTGGGATTTTAGTTGATCTCAGTTTCACTAATTTACAACGCGCCGGAAGTGGGGATTTATGGTTAGCAATCGTTGCCTATGGATTACAATTATACCTTGATTTTAGCGGTTATGTCGATTTAGCCAGAGGAACAGCATTACTCTTAGGATTGAGTTTACCGATTAACTTTGATGCTCCCTATTTTACCACCAGTATTGCCGATTTTTGGCGACGTTGGCATATTACATTAGGGGATTGGTTGCGGAATTATTTATATTTTCCATTAGGCGGTTCTAGGGTAGGATTATTTCGCACTTGTCTGAATTTAATCATTGTAATGTTAATCGCTGGAATTTGGCATGGCGCCGCCTGGGGGTTTGTAGTTTGGGGAGGATTACATGGGTTAGCATTAGTGATTCATCGCCTCACAGAATCAATATTTACAAAATTATCAATTACCTGGATTTGGAAAACTTTACCCGGCGTTTTAATCGCTTGGTTAATCACTCAATTAATGGTATTTACCGCTTGGATTTTCTTTAGAATTCCCAATTTACAAGATTCTTGGTGGGTGATTAATCATTTATGGGGTCATCCGGCTGATGTACAATTTGCTCATAAAGTTTATGTTGAATCCTTGGGTTTAGAACGACACAATCTTGTTATTTTATTATCCTCTATTTTTGGATTAATGACTTTAACAACATTCCTAAATCGAGGATTAAAATTAGAGTTAAATTGGACTGTAAAACTGGCTTTAGTTCCCCTGAGTTTCTTCACCGTTTGGCTATTAGCACCTGAAGGCGGTTTACCTTATATTTATTTTGATTTTTAA